The following coding sequences lie in one Pseudomonas syringae CC1557 genomic window:
- a CDS encoding VF530 family DNA-binding protein: MTTPISDPLHGVTLEQILRALVEHYEWSGLAERIDIRCFKSDPSIKSSLTFLRKTPWAREKVEALYVKLHRGKGW; the protein is encoded by the coding sequence ATGACAACACCCATTTCCGATCCGCTGCACGGCGTTACGCTGGAGCAGATTCTCAGAGCGCTGGTCGAGCACTACGAGTGGTCGGGGCTGGCCGAGCGCATCGACATTCGCTGCTTCAAGAGCGATCCGAGCATCAAGTCCAGCCTGACGTTCCTGCGCAAGACGCCCTGGGCACGCGAAAAAGTAGAAGCGTTGTATGTAAAGCTGCATCGCGGCAAAGGCTGGTAG
- a CDS encoding Pr6Pr family membrane protein yields MHSQHPQLAQGQRYYALVAACLGWAGLVIQLYLIFMGRYADHASLLGGLVRFFSFFTVLTNTLVAVALSCALTHRQSAGHRFFRHPVVCAGIAASIALVGIAYNLLLRHLWHPQGWQWVTDELLHDVMPLAFVVYWWLFVPKGQLRLKHVAQWALYPVVYFAYILFRGDMIGDYMYPFIDVGTLGFLKAFGNALGVLLGFVLIALLLVGIDKWASRRNA; encoded by the coding sequence ATGCACAGCCAACATCCGCAACTTGCGCAGGGACAGCGCTATTACGCCCTGGTGGCCGCCTGTCTGGGCTGGGCGGGGCTGGTGATTCAGCTTTATCTGATTTTCATGGGGCGTTACGCCGACCATGCCAGCCTGTTGGGCGGGCTGGTGCGGTTTTTCAGCTTCTTTACTGTGCTCACCAATACCCTCGTAGCGGTTGCCCTGAGCTGCGCGCTGACTCATCGTCAATCGGCGGGCCATCGTTTTTTCCGCCACCCGGTGGTGTGCGCAGGCATCGCGGCAAGCATTGCGCTGGTTGGCATCGCCTACAACCTGCTGTTACGCCACTTGTGGCATCCGCAGGGCTGGCAGTGGGTTACCGATGAATTGCTGCACGATGTCATGCCGCTGGCCTTCGTGGTGTATTGGTGGCTGTTTGTGCCCAAAGGCCAGCTGCGTTTGAAACATGTTGCGCAGTGGGCGCTGTATCCGGTGGTGTACTTTGCCTACATTTTGTTTCGGGGCGACATGATCGGGGATTACATGTACCCGTTTATCGATGTAGGCACCCTCGGTTTTCTGAAAGCGTTCGGCAACGCGCTGGGCGTGTTGCTCGGATTCGTGCTGATTGCGCTGCTGCTGGTCGGGATCGACAAGTGGGCGTCTCGTCGCAATGCATGA